The Vicia villosa cultivar HV-30 ecotype Madison, WI unplaced genomic scaffold, Vvil1.0 ctg.000470F_1_1, whole genome shotgun sequence genomic interval CAACCCTAATGATAATATGCAAATCTATTCCAATAGAATGATTAATCTctaccttattaaaaaaaaacttaaaataaaattctTTATAATATGAAGAATATGCATTACATCCTTTAAGattaaaatcttttttaaagGTGAACTTTAACTCCACTTCTCTAATACCAACAACATTAATGGTGTGGGTAAGGGCTATCGATTCAGGAGTCAATATAAGAAAGTATTTACGGTGAGCTTCAAGACTTTCTTCTTTTATGAGCAATACGCGTTTGTGAAAAACCCACGATATACTCactcaaaaccttaaggtgataagtATAACCTTAAGATAATAGATATGTGATCACTTATAAATGCttaattttttccttttctaGTCAATGTGAAGTTTCCCACACTTGTTTCTCAAAATTCTTAACTCAaacttgcttttttttttttttttctcaacaaaattttcattaaaaaagagttaaatataaatatagattCTTCGACTATTTAAGTTTCTCCATTCTTTTATCAAACCAACAACACATTTTCTTAAAATATGTGATAGTAGTACTTTAAGTAAATATCTGTTTCGAACCTTTCTGCATGTGAGAAAGATTTCCAAAAAATAGACAAAATTAAGCAAACAACATAATCAATCTAATTATAATAAAGAAATCAacaaacatgataaaaaaaattattctttgaaTCTCTTCCTCTTACTATCATCTCAATGAGACAATAGAAATAAACAAGAAGATAACAATCCAAACAAGAATACTCCAAAGGCTAttcaaaatgataataaaaagctTCATATATAAGCCACATGTCTTTGGCTAAAGTTTCAATAGTTTGAGTTCAGTCACTGCTGTTTTTATAACAAAACAAGTAACAGATAAAAGCACATGCAGCATGCCATTTACAACATTGTCAAAACCAAAAGCCATTTTTTTTGTCTTTGGTTTTTATGCAAAACAAGAGAAATACTGAGCTTAATTAGGTCAAAGCATCCATCCAGGAATAAATCCATTAACTTGTTGAGCTTGAGTTGTTGCAGTTAGCTGGTCTGATGCTACTGGACTGTACCTGTAATCAGTCCTGCATTAAGGGACAATATGTAAGAAAAACAATAATTCAAagttttaattattctaaatgtCGTGAAACATATGAGAAATTTTAAATCTATGTTTGGTTAGTAATTTAAAATAATCCTTGAGGGCGTGTCAGGCGAGCTGTCGCATAGAATTTAATATTTCAGAAGGTTAAATCATAACTAAATAAACTTCAGAGAATCCTTGTaaccatgtttttttttttgaccaaCCTTGTAACCATgttaaaaactattttattatAGTTGAACAAAAGTTAACTTACACAACTTTCTTGAGTcgggttttgaactaaaagaaTTCGTAATTAAATTTAGGTATTTATCATAAATACTTAAAATAGatctttaaattaaaaaaaaatcaattttaaatagtTTATACTTGTACTTTAGTTATATCtttaaaatttgaataatttGTATTTAGGTTTGTGAATTTAGAGACCtaataacaaattatttaaaaattaagagatccaattaaaacattttagttaaagaatttaattacaaaattagtaaaaaaaattaagggatCCAATTacaattttcttaaaaaaattaaaagtctattttaaaattttaaaataaacaaagtaaTTAGACATAATTTAGCAAGGGCAAtagaaaagaaaatgatttaaagATTATTACCCTATCTGCAATGTTGGGTTACATTCCAATGGCTGAAAGAAGCTTTGTGAGTGAGCATTTTGATTGCCATATGCCATACTTTGATCACCACCTTCCCATGTTTGTCTATACTGGTTTCttgaatttatatttatttcttccagctttcaattcaataatataatcAAACAAATCATTAGCATAACAATAATGACTTAATATGAATggataataataatgttaattatAATGATTAAATGTTACCTTCATAGTCAAAGATCTGTTTGCATCCATCAGCATATGCtcctaaaaacaaaacaaaatggaATAAAATTAGGGTTAGAAAATATGAAGTGTTTTGTGAAATTGAATCCACTGCCATCATTAATGACCGTTTGATCAAGATCTTATGGTTATTAATCTTGATCAAGCGGTCATTAATAATTCGAATGCGTGAACGTGTGGTTTGCTAAAGGCAGAAAAATTAGTTGTGTGTTTTTTACTATGTTGCTATGCAAACATCATgtaccttattttgaagatcagCTAATTGGTCCAACATGAATTGAGTCTGCAAAATGATATTCAAAAGAATATAAGATTGAAGGTTTATTCGATACTATATAATAAATCAGTGAATCACAATCATTCATAATTTTACCTTAGTAGACCTGACTTGCTTGAGAGACGAATCGAGTTGACGTTCGAGCTGCTCAAGATCTTTGGTACCTAAAGGACCCAAATCTTCACCTAGAAGGTTTctgaatttcattaaaaaaacaaaattaatacaatGATCATAATAAAATAATGTTTGGAAAACTAATTAAATGAAAACTAGGTTATAACATTTTTCAATACTAATTTTACCTTTGAGTTCTTTGAAGAGACTCAAACCTTGCTTTCAGCTTCAAATACTCACGGTAACTGCTCTGTTAATTCAAAAACAAGTAATCAACATatgaaaaataacaaaattactttattaaaaaaacaaaaaccttaGCAAAATCTAATAAAAGTACATACAACATTAGTTTTAGGATTATCTATATACCTCAAGCTCTTTGGCAGGTTTGTTGACTTCAACTGCACCATAGCTACACTTTTGATACCTATCTAAGGTTTTCAGCATGCTGAatattcaaacaaaacaaacaataatcaaattcatcataataaaAAACTTTAGGTTACTATATATTATAATGTTATTTTTACATCAACTCATGCTTTAATTAATGTCTTTTTCCCAGTGACAAAAGATTCATAGCAGGAAAAAGAACAAAAAGTAAGGAAGATGATTCAACACTATTTTTAGGTTTCTTACACTTATTTCATTTCATTCTCATTAAATcaatgcatcacaatacacatcATGCTCAAATTAACAagatgattaattaaattaattaatcatctTTTATTAATGCTTTCTATATGGAAATTAAATTAAGCCATTTGTTTAATAGTAAACAAAGAAATTTACTTATTTGTACCAAACTCAGAATGCCAACATCATGTCCTTCTAAATCTAGTACTGATGCTAACAACAAAAATGTCAGCAACTCACTTGGTAACTTTTTTTAAGGACataaaaaattaactaaaatataaattaaatatttaaatccaaaataattattttaaaaaaaaccttcaagaaaaaaaataaaaaagataaatatcACATGAAATTAATCAGATCAACTGAagaaaaagaagataatcaacAATAATTCATCAGATCATGTTGTATATCCTCAGATCTCATGAATCCaatataaacataaacataaacaaaagcaaaaacataAGCAAGAACATAAacataatcaaaaacaaaaagaaaaaacataaacataaacataaggaaaaacaaaaaggaaaaagcATACCTAGGACTGCTACAAAACTCATAAAGTTTGCCTCTGTTGGAGAAGATAATAAGAGCAACCTCAGCTTCACAAAGAACAGACAACTCATAAGCTTTCTTAAGAAGACCATTTCTTCTCTTTGCAAATGTTACTTGTCTGTTTATCTTATTCTCTATCCTTTTCAATTCAACTCTTCCCCTTCCCATATTCAATCTCTTTCTCTTTAACTTACTACTTCTTGATCCTTCTTTTCTAGGTCAGTTCCATATTTGTGAAAGACAATACAATAGGAACTTCAATTTTTATACTTGAAACCCTAGAGAGAGAaactagagagagagagaaggagaaagagagAAACACACTATTATTTGATGTATGAGATTTGCTTTTTTATCTTcagatgtttttttttataatctttttggtttttttattttaattttaaccagAAAATAGAGTGAAGCTTAGGGTTGGTGTTAGTTTCTATTTTTGTACAACTTTCTTTTTATTGTCTTTAGCTTGCTTAATGTATTTTAGGAAAGTTTTGTTATTCTGATTCGCATATATAGAGCGTGAGATGCACGGTTTGTGATGGGTATGCGCGTGTGTTGCACGGGCGCGTGATGACAGCTGTAAGATGCGTTAATGTTGCTGGAAAAAATCTAAGTCATTTTCGACTCTTATGTAAGAACGTCGTCGAATGTCTTAATTTGAATCACGTTCGTGTCGTTATTTTATTGGCTGTTAATTTTAAACatgcaattaataattaaacctttaagaaattcttttttttagttttcttttaatCTTTAACATATAATGTAGtttgtttataaataaaaaagaagattttctttaaaaaaacttataaaacaCTGAGACAAATGATTTAAATggtaatttatttaatttcatttaattaCACTAGAAGGCTAACTAACAACAGATTTAGTGTATTGAGAAAAATTAAAGTatcatattaattaaaaatagagatGGAAACGAGTTTCTATAAGGTGATACACTCATTTTATATGTCGGTTTTATAAGGATGAATTCAGATAAATCTTAATTTTAATATGGTATATGAGCTTATCGATCGAAACTTGGATCGCTTGTAATTTATATTCATATGTCAAACTCAATAGTGTTGGTCGTGAGACAATGTATTAGAAAAATCTGAAGTCTCACATTGGTTACAGATGGAGTGACACCTCTCATCTCACAGACCGTTTATGTAAGGATGAATTAAGTCAAACTTCATTCTAATGCGCTGATAACCCTTTTTAGATGACAAAACGAAACACATTTTCTCATATTTAACTATTTTACTTGAAACAACTTTGAATATTTCCTATGGAACACACTTGCTTTAAGGGTTGTTTGTCCCACATGAAGGACGAAGAATAGAAAAATTACACAAAGGTTTAGAAAAGACAAACAAAATAGagtacaataaaaaaattaaaaatctacACAATTAAGATGATTAATCCACTAATGATCGAGATCCACAAAAATGGCAAGTGATTGACTTTAATACACCATCAAATGTGGACTTTAAATCAATCGACAATTCGAGAATATGTCATTATTGTTGAGATATTATTAGTCGGATTGATATTAGTGGGATTTGTTGAGATATTAGTgggattgatattattaatataatatcaaatataatctaatttaataatattaaatataatccaGGTTGTGTAAGTCCAGGCCAAATTaaggttgtatataaatagtcataggtTGTATCCTTATTTGTACAGTTCAAGTGaataatataatccttatttcctttattattctctctttctctcctcactaaaagtgtctcacgcactaacaaattggtatcaaGAGCTTCCGGTTATTGTTCCAGGGAACGTGAATCAATTGCTGCAACAATGAATGGTACTAATGGCATTTCGAATTCTCTTCCAACTTTTGACGGCAAGAATTGGATCCGCTGGAAGAAACAGATGCAATCCTTGTTTGGCTTCCATGAAACCCTATAAGTGGTTACAGGCGGTGTACATGTGTTGGCTGCtgccataccccaattttttaccctaagatcatacatcatttgcatttcaatcaatCAAGATCATAATCTTGAGGTTTCTTTTTTTGATGTTATGCCCACttcatctctgaggggaatcatcaagcacccatgtttgtttaatttgtttatatactaaccaaaatccaaaaatatgcattttgtttcttttatttttgttttacatGTAAGAGATCGAGCAAGAACCAAAGCAGTTCaaaagaagaaaatttttgaaattttttgctgaggaaatcgatttacccatatgggaaattgatttccatggacgaaattttgaaaaaaagagggaagcatgacatcattttggcaccaatcacatttccttgattattctttatcATTACCAATATTTCACCTCACCACCAAAATTAATCTCTTTCATTAACCTcattttaaccccattttaccaattAAACTCAAATTAATCACAAAAGGcacaatgaccaaattgccaccaccccacctccaattctataaatagaggcctctaccTCTTCATTTATCAAGCTTGGAAAGCTAAAGAAACtcttgcattttatcttctcattCCTTACCAAAtccactcaaagctcttttcttccataaaagttagtgagttacatcttgaacctcactaaatttgagctaaaccttcatccaaacacatttttattcttcaattgtcgagagatcaaggcttgtggttgtgtgttcttgaagtggATCCAAGTTTGTGCAAAGAATTGGTAAATCTCTATATCCATTTCATTCTTCATGATGTGATCTTTTGATGATTGCGTGTGCTACACTTTTGGTGTTAGTTTGAtgttatttgatgatgaattgatggaaatttcgtgtaCATTGATATCtaagatcataaggtgtttgttgtTATGTTTAAACaaagttttatgcttcctaaagctgtttttttgaaaattacgctcaggaaatcgatttcctgcagaggtaaatcgatttccactctattTTTGCGTCAGATATGAaaactgcactcaggaaatcgatttcctacagaggtaaatcgatttcctgcgagGCATaatgttttttttgccttttttagctTGTTTTGCATctcttcttcctctacttcattaatatcattggatcttggATGTTGTTAGGTTTGAAAaagccaaatccataatattagatgaatgatactaatgatagtgtgagtgacTTTTTTAATGTatctttattcttcttctccttctttttcttttgatcgatgaaagtcttcaatatcttgagaattcttatggattcttgataaatacgagatcgctacctattttcttttcgtgtggtattgcttttggagagtgatctatatatcacttctctcgcatgcattagcacataaattaTTGATCGGCCtcattgtagggtgatttctacataaatcacttggcgatctgcttaacatagcgcaacatttcgtgtcccgaataaaagatCAAGCATGAAAgataattgtatgcggttgatttaagacttattgAAGTTTGTCGAGTAGtcactatgattttatcaagcttcagATAAACTTCCATTAAATTTAAATTCGAGAATATCCTTCCCTTACCATCGTTCTTCATTACTAACACTTtcatgatatacttgacaagtttcaagatggtcatctttaacaattgactttaatttccgcacttttattatattgttctttatatttcttgctttattttatcattcattatgtttatgcttccgctcttttccctttgtccatttggacgtttataatttcgctattttctctttgttcatttggacgcatactctatttttgtgctaaaacactagtaaacaactcaaatcataaaaaacgcttaaggccctatggactattggttactatcccgagcatttcgGAGACTTGGACTTATTGGACTTAGTACCTATGAACCctattactctgttgttattatGTCTGCTATTCTGACTTGGACTTACTTGACCACGTCCCTGTGTCGAAGCTAGTTGTGTCGCCCGCTCGTGTCGAGCTGATGATGTCtaggtctccctaccctgtcgcCTGGTTTCCtgtcattttcttgaaaaaatgaAACCGGTAAGACTTTGAAACaactttgaaaattaaaaaaaatagttcagTGGACATTttggaagtgcatatccgaaactgGTCATgtaggtgttttcagaaatgcacttccgaaaacacctgcgACTTCATTTTTGCAAAAAACTCCATTCTTGCCTTAAATGCTTCAAGTAACTTATAATAACTTAAACTTACTTTATTATACTAATTTCTAACACTCCTAATATGAATTTCAATCCTAGAGTTAAAGTTGTGAGAACTTACAGATTTGAAGTGATGTTGATGGTGCTTTTGAAGTAGTCTTTGAAGGTTAGAGAgcaatttgttgttgttttgaagtAGTCTTTGATTTGTGTAGGCGCAAATGGTTGGTGATTTTGAAGTTTTGGTGTTTTAGGCTAAATTGAAAAATGGGGGAGACTATTTTGTTTAAACAGCAAAACGCGcgttttttcggaaatgcatctccgaaatattaTTTTCGGggatattttcggagatgcatccccGAAATCACTCTTTTTTTTACTTCGGAGTTGCACTTCCAAAATATAAGAGTAGTTTTAAAATTTCACTATAATTTCTAAGAAGGTTGAGGGTGGATAAAAAAAATTTCCTAGATTATCCCTCTTTTCCTCAAAAAGATGGTTGAACATCTCACACTCTAATTTTGGTCTTCTTGAAGATGATTCTTAGAAACTATTTTCAAAGTGGTTCCTTACTTTCAATTTGACATCTTCTACTTTTTGATTAACTACACTATGTAATTATATATAGTTacaatgaattttaattaaacttttatttattcTAAGATGATGAAAAATTTACGTAAGTCTTTACCGCCAGCACTAAAGAATGTGTTAAATTTCTTTTTAGAATGTGAGACTAGCATAATTAATGAGCATTAATTCTTGTAACGTATATGACACTGTACCAGCAGTACTAGTTAATAGTTTGCGTAAAAAAATTAAAGGTGTAACTTTGCACAAACAATATTCTAAATATTATAAGTAGGAAAATGCTAATtattaagaaaacataaaaataagAAAGACAAGAATAAATCTTAATCATTCATTATCACACCATCCCATGATTtctattaaaaaggaaattaaattaaaaataaattaaatttttttctataatATAATGACATGTGTTCATTCTTGCATTTATTTGATATATAGAGACATTTATTTAACATtgtttctaataaaaaataatttttaataatacgtatatgattttttttaaattgccatttgattattttttttgttaaaatttactAGTAATACACAAAATTAATCGGTTTTCATTTAATAAATAACAATTTTTTAtcttcatttttatattaagaaaTTTTATATAAGTATTAAAACTtaatttgataacaaaaattaaTGAAACTCGTTTTTATATTAACATattcaaatataaataattttagttaattcacttttaaccaaaatcaattaaataaaaataaattttactaaAATAATTCATCGTAGCTgtaaattaaacacacacaaatATTCCCCAACATTCATCTTAACATTAAATACTCATTAAAAATCATGGCATTATGtagaaaatgttagtaaaaaacTAAAAACGTGAGTGTTAAATTGTAAAAGGTAAGAATCTTATAGAAAAAAATGTAGTTAGAACTTAGAAAGTCTGTAAAAGTAAGATATTGACCTTGATGACATATGGAGAATAGCCAGCACCTATACTATACT includes:
- the LOC131628681 gene encoding agamous-like MADS-box protein MADS2, yielding MGRGRVELKRIENKINRQVTFAKRRNGLLKKAYELSVLCEAEVALIIFSNRGKLYEFCSSPSMLKTLDRYQKCSYGAVEVNKPAKELESSYREYLKLKARFESLQRTQRNLLGEDLGPLGTKDLEQLERQLDSSLKQVRSTKTQFMLDQLADLQNKEHMLMDANRSLTMKLEEININSRNQYRQTWEGGDQSMAYGNQNAHSQSFFQPLECNPTLQIGTDYRYSPVASDQLTATTQAQQVNGFIPGWML